The Hypanus sabinus isolate sHypSab1 chromosome 31, sHypSab1.hap1, whole genome shotgun sequence genome window below encodes:
- the LOC132383797 gene encoding histone H2B 1/2-like, translated as MPDAPKPAPKKGAKKALSKPASKSGKKRKRTRKESYAIYIYKVMKQVHPDTGISSKAMSIMNSFVNDIFERIAGEASRLAHYNKRSTISSREIQTAVRLLLPGELAKHAVSEGTKAVTKYTSSK; from the coding sequence ATGCCTGATGCACCGAAACCCGCTCCCAAGAAGGGCGCCAAGAAAGCTCTGTCCAAACCGGCGAGCAAGTCTGGCAAGAAGCGCAAGAGGACGAGGAAGGAGAGTTACGCCATCTACATCtacaaagtgatgaagcaggttcaccccgacaccggcatctcctccaaggccatgagCATCATGAATTCATTCGTGAACGATATTTTCGAGCGCATCGCGGGTGAGGCTTCCCGCCTGGCCCATTACAACAagcggtccaccatcagctcccgggagatccagaccgccgtgcgcctgctgctgcccggggagctggccaagcacgccgtgtccgaagggacaaaggcggtgaccaagtacaccagctccaagtga
- the LOC132383793 gene encoding histone H2B 1/2-like has product MLEPGKSAPKKGGRKALPKTASKAGKKRKRLRKESYSIYIYKVMKQVHPDTGISSKAMSIMNSFVSDIFERIGGEASRLAHYNKRSTISSREIQTAVRLLLPGELAKHAVSEGTKAVTKYTSSK; this is encoded by the coding sequence ATGCTTGAGCCAGGGAAATCCGCTCCGAAGAAGGGCGGCAGGAAAGCTTTGCCCAAAACAGCGAGCAAGGCAGGGAAGAAACGTAAGAGGCTGAGGAAGGAGAGTTACTCCATCTACATCtacaaagtgatgaagcaggttcaccccgacaccggcatctcctccaaggccatgagCATCATGAACTCGTTCGTCAGCGATATCTTCGAGCGCATCGGGGGCGAGGCTTCCCGCCTGGCCCACTACAACAAGCGGTCTACCATCAGCTCCCGGGAGATCCAGACCGCCGTGCGCCTGCTGCTGCCCGGGGAGCTGGCCAAGCACGCCGTGTCCGAAGGGACAAAGGCGgtgaccaagtacaccagctccaaGTAA